In Porites lutea chromosome 7, jaPorLute2.1, whole genome shotgun sequence, a single window of DNA contains:
- the LOC140943041 gene encoding uncharacterized protein produces MQHLPTGITQQQDAVKLIDTLDNDCDKLSNQSLDVQQVHAEVVTQKPFKCKRCDKSFSTRSGCKVHEQHHTGIKPFKCMYCDKVFSTSSHCKNHERLHTGDTPHQCKHCNKRFRTLSEYEVHERSHTGVKPYKCKYCEKSFSTVGNCNTHERFHTGVRPHKCKFCDKRFHQSADCNIHERIHTGVKPYKCKFCDKCFRYHGNWKAHEQSHTRVKHNNYCNECFTQLSDCNEHEEDHREKPHKCKYCNKRFKTTSDCRKHVRIHTGEKPFKCQYCGKCFSESSACKKHERIHTGEKPYKCQYCDKCFRTSSDHLRHEGIHTKGTNQNHTGRKSHTCNNYCNKCRKQSSECSNVLDVRGGKPYKCKYCDKCFRQPSECHVHEQIHEGIKPYQCKYCDKCYCTLSSCKKHERTHTEEKRYKCQYCDKRFTESTSCKKHERIHTGEKPFKCQYCVKCFRSSSDCKRHERIHTNEESLIIMAPAGSVIVDKIC; encoded by the coding sequence ATGCAACATCTCCCTACAGGAATTACTCAACAACAAGATGCAGTTAAACTCATAGATACACTTGACAATGATTGTGACAAATTATCCAACCAGTCCCTGGATGTCCAACAAGTTCACGCAGAAGTGGTAACTCAAAAACCTTTTAAGTGCAAGCGTTGTGATAAAAGCTTTAGCACAAGATCAGGGTGCAAGGTTCATGAGCAACATCACACAGGGATAAAACCTTTCAAGTGCATGTATTGTGATAAGGTGTTTAGCACATCATCACATTGCAAGAATCATGAGCGTCTTCATACAGGAGATACACCACATCAGTGCAAGCATTGCAATAAAAGATTCAGAACATTATCAGAATATGAAGTACATGAACGGAGTCACACAGGAGTAAAACCATATAAGTGCAAGTACTGTGAAAAATCCTTTAGTACCGTGGGTAACTGCAATACACATGAACGGTTTCACACAGGTGTGAGACCTCATAAGTGCAAGTTTTGTGACAAGCGCTTTCACCAGTCAGCAGATTGCAACATTCACGAGCGAATTCACACAGGAGTGAAGCCTTACAAGTGTAAGTTTTGTGATAAGTGCTTTAGATACCATGGGAATTGGAAAGCACACGAGCAAAGCCACACAAGAGTGAAGCACAATAATTATTGCAATGAATGTTTCACACAGTTATCAGATTGCAATGAACATGAAGAAGATCACAGAGAAAAACCCCATAAGTGCAAGTATTGTAATAAACGCTTTAAAACAACATCAGACTGTAGGAAACATGTGCGAATTCACACTGGAGAGAAACCTTTTAAGTGCCAGTATTGTGGTAAATGTTTCAGTGAGTCATCAGCTTGCAAGAAACATGAGCGAATTCACACAGGAGAAAAACCTTACAAGTGCCAGTATTGTGATAAATGCTTTAGAACATCATCAGATCACTTAAGACATGAAGGAATCCACACTAAAGGAACTAACCAAAATCACACAGGAAGGAAATCTCACACTTGCAATAATTATTGCAACAAATGCCGCAAGCAGTCATCAGAGTGCAGCAATGTACTTGATGTCAGAGGAGGGAAACCGTACAAATGCAAGTATTGCGATAAATGTTTTAGACAGCCATCAGAGTGCCATGTACATGAACAAATTCACGAAGGCATTAAGCCTTACCAGTGCAAGTATTGTGATAAGTGCTACTGCACTTTGTCTTCTTGTAAAAAACATGAGCGTACTCACACTGAAGAAAAGCGTTATAAGTGCCAGTATTGTGATAAACGATTCACCGAGTCAACCTCTTGCAAGAAACATGAGCGAATTCACACTGGAGAAAAACCCTTTAAGTGCCAGTATTGTGTTAAGTGCTTTAGATCATCATCAGACTGCAAAAGGCATGAGCGAATTCACACAAACGAAGAGTCCCTTATCATTATGGCCCCAGCTGGAAGTGTTATAGTAGATAAAATTTGTTAA
- the LOC140943042 gene encoding uncharacterized protein, with translation MHMGPRIIREHKPSMVPSKFCGLQSFNSKKILLALCVIAWAAIFFLSGTLFIRRRYESANELVSKLGTSLQERIDYLSSQLSEGKTSAKDLTQALHAKINLTLSSLDEKIGALEKDFKEKRQRAFHALHVLHGGNSDNEKAEPQPTIQQTAVPENAPEASGPVEMKSSESGMCIDSMENPVGSDTQLFECHGQEGNQAWNYRESTHLIENKAKGMCLRAADGNERSPVKTAACDENDTQQKWNNIQRLLMLDDGAMTGKCLDADPETKMLVIQHCDSTKESQHWTYHINSPAR, from the exons ATGCATATGGGCCCTCGAATCATTCGCGAACACAAACCTAGCATGGTTCCCTCAAAGTTCTGCGGACTGCAGTCTTTTAATTCAAAGAAGATACTGTTGGCTCTCTGTGTCATCGCGTGGGCcgcaattttctttctttctgggACCTTATTTATCAGGAGGAGATATGAAAGCGCTAACGAG CTTGTGTCAAAGCTGGGTACCTCTCTCCAAGAGAGAATTGATTATTTAAG CTCTCAGCTAAGTGAAGGAAAGACGTCTGCTAAAGATTTGACTCAAGCACTCCATGCAAAGATCAACTTGACACTTTCCAGTCTGGATGAGAAGATCGGTGCCCTGGAAAAGGACTTTAAAGAAAAGCGTCAAAGGGCCTTCCATGCTCTTCATGTCTTACATGGTGGTAACTCTGATAATGAGAAAGCAGAACCACAACCAACGATTCAGCAAACTGCAGTGCCTGAAAATGCTCCTGAGGCAAG TGGGCCAGTTGAGATGAAATCAAGTGAGAGTGGAATGTGCATTGATTCAATGGAAAACCCTGTAGGCAGCGATACTCAGTTGTTTGAATGTCATGGTCAAGAAGGAAATCAG GCTTGGAACTACAGGGAATCAACTCATcttattgaaaacaaagcaaaaggcATGTGCTTAAGAGCTGCTGATGGCAATGAGAGGAGTCCTGTGAAAACTGCAGCTTGTGATGAAAATGACACTCAGCAG AAATGGAATAATATTCAACGTCTTTTGATGCTGGATGATGGTGCCATGACTGGCAAATGCCTTGACGCTGACCCTGAAACTAAAATGCTTGTGATCCAGCACTGTGATAGTACAAAAGAATCCCAGCATTGGACGTATCATATAAACTCTCCAGCACGATAA
- the LOC140944109 gene encoding A-kinase anchor protein 7-like, producing MDMATARVIKARKPKPNYFVAIRVSDLCIHSRVQTVQDTVVSHDKRLEPALVPLETLHLTLLVIHLENEEQIEKAKKILHQCRTEILKHVLPSSAFTLKLKGLDYFTDGWQPQAVLFVKPVGKEGIKILKNVADVVRDTFTRQGIPSTDTREFHPHVTVINLNKAPNLKKEGISKIPEESFATCRDLDFGEEQVSSLHLCSMGPEMAQDGFYNCVAKIDFEADDEINN from the coding sequence atggACATGGCAACAGCAAGAGTAATTAAAGCAAGAAAGCCGAAACCAAACTATTTCGTAGCCATTCGTGTCTCAGACCTTTGCATACACTCTCGTGTTCAAACTGTTCAGGATACAGTTGTTTCTCATGACAAAAGACTAGAGCCTGCTCTTGTTCCCTTGGAGACTTTGCACTTAACACTCTTAGTTATACATTTGGAGAATGAGGAGCAaattgaaaaggcaaaaaaaatcttgcatCAATGTAGAACTGAGATTCTGAAACACGTTTTGCCAAGTAGTGCATTTACACTTAAATTAAAAGGCCTTGATTACTTCACCGATGGATGGCAGCCTCAAGCGGTTCTTTTTGTGAAACCTGTCGGGAAAGAAGGAATTAAGATACTGAAAAATGTGGCTGATGTTGTAAGGGATACTTTTACAAGGCAGGGTATCCCTTCAACAGATACTAGAGAGTTCCACCCCCATGTAACAGTCATAAATTTGAACAAAGCTCCAAACTTGAAAAAGGAAGGAATCAGCAAAATTCCAGAGGAAAGTTTTGCAACCTGTAGAGACTTGGATTTTGGAGAAGAGCAGGTGAGTAGCTTGCACCTTTGTTCAATGGGCCCGGAGATGGCTCAAGATGGCTTTTACAATTGTGTGGCCAAGATTGACTTTGAGGCAGATgatgaaattaataattaa
- the LOC140943019 gene encoding leucine-rich repeat-containing protein 73-like: MLLGTLQICNEELRAEEIKEICDSLNDNSIRSLSLRGCKVHDDDFKKLMESLKECESLAQLNLNLGVCNGRHRIKWLSEALAVNKCLSSLFLHGTSLGDEGLECLMPALQAHPKLQSLDFGDCQLGDEGIRQICTLLPPSEGRQGLMDLTLSANPSISPQGWTQLAIAIAANSQLCFLYLDYNNIGDNEARVLSVALAASSTLERVDLEGCNIGEKGGEMFFTVLANYPTRMVELVLTETGISADLIGQINDCLNQKMQDSEEQESLDKSVEEEEKSKDAA, from the exons atgcTTTTAGGAACACTTCAAATCTGCAACGAAGAGCTTAGGGCGGAAGAGATCAAAGAAATTTGCGATTCTCTCAACGACAACAGCATTCGAAGCCTGTCTCTTCGAGGTTGCAAAGTTCATGATGACGATTTTAAGAAACTGATGGAGAGTTTGAAAGAATGTGAATCCTTAGCTCAACTCAACTTAAACCTTGGTGTATGCAATGGAAGGCATAGGATAAAGTGGCTCTCTGAAGCGTTGGCTGTCAATAAATGCCTCAGTTCATTGTT CTTACATGGTACATCTCTTGGTGATGAAGGTCTGGAATGCCTTATGCCTGCACTACAAGCCCATCCTAAACTCCAGTCATTGGACTTTGGTGATTGTCAGTTAGGAGATGAGGGCATAAGACAAATATGCACACTCCTTCCTCCAAGTGAAGGAAGGCAAGGTTTAATGGACCTCACACTGTCAGCTAACCCAAGTATTTCACCCCAGGGCTGGACACAGCTTGCCATTGCCATAGCTGCCAATTCACAGCTGTGCTTCCTTTACCTTGACTACAACAACATTGGTGATAATGAAGCTCGTGTGCTTTCAGTTGCACTAGCAGCCAGTTCAACGTTAGAAAGAGTCGACTTGGAGGGTTGTAACATCGGTGAAAAAGGTGGAGAGATGTTTTTCACCGTCCTTGCTAATTATCCGACAAGAATGGTGGAACTTGTTCTGACAGAGACTGGTATTAGTGCTGACTTAATTGGTCAAATTAATGACTGTTTAAACCAAAAAATGCAAGACTCTGAGGAACAAGAGAGTTTAGATAAATCTGttgaagaggaagaaaaaagcAAGGATGCAGCATAA